Within Cucumis melo cultivar AY chromosome 4, USDA_Cmelo_AY_1.0, whole genome shotgun sequence, the genomic segment CTCCCCGCTATGCTCCGGAGGTCcgtattatttattcttttgacAACATAATGTTAtgaattatttgtttaattttgtaatgGTCATATGCAAGTTTAAGAACTGTGCATGTAATACGTTGCAATGCATAGTTGGAAGAACTGTATAAACTTGTTAAAAGATAAAACTGTGGCTCTGTCTTCATTTTAGGATTTGCATTTACTTCATTTCTTTTTCAGCAATCAGCACCACTCTGTATCCGAATATATCTAGTAATTAATTTAGACCTCCATGTTCAACAAAATTTTACTGGCCTTGATGTTCTTTCAACAACACACTTTTCTTTTTGGGTTCCAATAGGCCGAGGAAggtgaggaagatgatgaaattaaTGAGCTCTTCAAGGTGggtaagaagaagaagaagaatgagaaaAGTCCTGCAGAAATAGCATTGCTAGTGGAGAATGTGATGGCTGAGCTTGAGGTGACTGCCGAAGAGGATGCAGACCTTAACAGGCAGGGGAAACCTGCTGTCAATAAACTGAAAAAGTTGCCACTCCTCACTGATGTTCTTTCGAAGTATgtagtatttttatttttatatttttgataCAATTTCATTGATGAGTGAAGTTCGTAAAAAATTATACAATCCATGGTATTACGACAAGCTATCTCAATTGTTTATCTATTTTTATATATGATTATTTTTTAAGTTATGGTCGTCCTTCACAGGAAGCAGCTTCAACAAGAATTCTTGGATCATGGAGTGTTAACCCTTCTAAAAAATTGGCTTGAACCTCTACCAGATGGGAGTTTGCCGAATATAAATATCCGGGAAGCAATCTTGAAGATTTTGACTGATGTAAATgaaatttctattattttaaaaacttatcgTATAATTGTTATTGAAGATATTTAACACCAAATGCTGgatttctttttcttagttTCCAATTGATCTTGAACAATATGATAGAAGAGAGCAGCTGAAGAAGAGTGGCCTTGGGAAGGTTAGTGCCAGGTCACCTTTAGTGATTTTCCCAACTCCTGGTTTTTCCACGTTTTTACCGGTTAGAAACAAAGCGTGATTATGATGTACATTCTGTAGGTTATTATGTTTCTATCAAAATCTGATGAGGAAACAACATCCAACCGGAAACTTGCAAAAGATTTAGTAGATCAATGGGTAATGTTGCCCCCTTCCCTTTCTTCTGcagttttttattttgtaatacATTCTAGAAAGTAGCGTACTCTCAAGGGAAGAAATAATGTAGCAATTGGATTCTTTACTGCCAAATTTTCTAACACACGATATCGGCATTTCGTATCATTACAGAGTCGACCCATATTTAACAAAAGTACTAGATTCGAGGACATGAGAAATGTGGAAGATGAGAGGGTGCCCTTCAGAAGACCATTGGCGAAAAAGTACTGTTCTTTTATCTTTAatgttcttttcttcttttgtcaACTACCCTTTCTTCCGTTgctttttaaatattaatgGAACTTTATGCTGTAAACCTTTTTGAAGGTCGGGAAACAAAGCTGCTGGAATGGAATCTCGAGATGGGGATCTTGACTTGGATGAATTTTCACAGTAAGATTTGATGTTATTTGTTATTTAGTTGCTAATTCGATGTCAATGTTCTAAATCCCAATTCAAATTTATTCTCGTTCAatgtctttttatttttctgctTGTTCTATATGTGAGATCTTTATTTATGATGTGTGACATCAATCTCAGGGGACGCAAGTCTGGTCAGTCATCCTCAAGGCAACATGCTTCACGACCAGAAGCAACACCATTGGATTTTGTCATCCGACCCCAATCTAAGATAGATCCAGATGAAATCAGAGCTCGTGCTAAGCAAGCTGTGCAAGATCAACGTCGCATGAAGGttagttttcatttttatcttATGAAAGGCTTGATGAAAATTCTGAACAGAAAAGATTCCTAACCTCAAGATTTGGGCTATAAGTTCGCGGAACCCCAGCTGGGGTCGTACCTTCCCAAATGCATTTTTTTGGGATGTAAACATAAAGTTCTCATTTAGTCATCATTTGGGTTCCGTTTGGTGcacattttgttttttgtttttgtttttaaaagacTAATTGTGTAGACACTACTACTCCCCCTCCAACTTTCTTCcttttgttatctacttttttttctaaaaaaccaAGCCAATATTTGAAGACTAAAAAAAgctagtttttaaaaatttgtttgtttgtttttttgaatTTAGCTAAAAATTCAATCATTGTACTTAGGAAAGATGCAAGTAATTATATGAAATGGGAGGAAATTAAGCCAGTGAAATGGTTACCATCTAAGGCattggtttttggtttttagttttcgaaaattaattttatttcctGCTC encodes:
- the LOC103503579 gene encoding protein IWS1 homolog 1, with translation MGYEDDPYRDEDGEPLMDFDHIQSDGEQSPEPYNPDELLDEDIGDWAGRQRSQTPVYDAEEPQARPRKRLIKKSLAGKGSVASNLDDDYDDARDFTPDQFVRDGSEERKRKKGISSGKKEKRFKGDKKFGSGSGGKSRLSKKAFSGKGMKDQDGDVKEMWETIAGGGSDDDQEGTRTVDDDNFIDDSGVDPADRYGSDDEPRSPRYAPEAEEGEEDDEINELFKVGKKKKKNEKSPAEIALLVENVMAELEVTAEEDADLNRQGKPAVNKLKKLPLLTDVLSKKQLQQEFLDHGVLTLLKNWLEPLPDGSLPNINIREAILKILTDFPIDLEQYDRREQLKKSGLGKVIMFLSKSDEETTSNRKLAKDLVDQWSRPIFNKSTRFEDMRNVEDERVPFRRPLAKKSGNKAAGMESRDGDLDLDEFSQGRKSGQSSSRQHASRPEATPLDFVIRPQSKIDPDEIRARAKQAVQDQRRMKMNKKLQQLKAPKKKQLQATKLSVEGRGMVKYL